The genomic window CGCATCCCCCGAGAAGGCTCCCGATGCACCGACTTACCTGGAATTGAGCTACAAGAAGGGTGACATCGTGGCCATTGATGGCAAGGCTATGACCCCCGCCCAAGTGATGGAGTACCTGAACAAGGTGGCTGGCGAGAACGGTATTGGTCGCGCCGACATCGTGGAAAATCGCTATGTGGGCATGAAGTCCCGCGGCGCCTACGAAACTCCCGCCGGTACGGTCATGCTGAAAGCACACCGTGCCATCGAGTCCATCACTCTGGACCGTGAAGTGGCGCACCTGAAAGACGAGCTGATGCCACGCTACGCCAGCCTGGTCTACACCGGTTACTGGTGGTCGCC from Gammaproteobacteria bacterium includes these protein-coding regions:
- a CDS encoding argininosuccinate synthase; protein product: ASPEKAPDAPTYLELSYKKGDIVAIDGKAMTPAQVMEYLNKVAGENGIGRADIVENRYVGMKSRGAYETPAGTVMLKAHRAIESITLDREVAHLKDELMPRYASLVYTGYWWSPERKMMQAMIDASQANVNGTVRVKLYKGNVMVVGRESATDSLFDANIATFEDDAGAYNQADAAGFIKLNALRMRIAANKGR